The Catenuloplanes niger genome includes a window with the following:
- a CDS encoding NAD-binding protein, whose translation MANVDLSPSGRGRALARWWNGRGTGADRAPHYVVCGRDQLALRLINELLAARPDVRVTALVPEISALPELLTMRRVRTLIAGRLDEAAFENVGLSDAAALALVHPDDVTNIHAALCAREAAPGIRLVLRVFNGKLAARAREVLDDSAVLSDASMAAPAFVAAALGEPDPTHFRLAGRTMFVARRGDVPPATVVAGLAATSAGGERDAADGAGTDAAAGGERDVAVGGEPEILPEDQSRAEIVLAEATGRPAGTEVAARRLRRRRRRRRPVAVLLRAGRALVDRKLGVGVLTVLGIILISGGLQAREYARAEPIGIWRAVYQTVLTTVTGAEPNHAENGVLQITDLVLTLAGLALIPLITAAVVGAVVNARLALAAGRLAIPHSDHVVVVGLGTVGMRVMAQLHDLGVDVVAVDKDPHARGMSLAQRLGVPVITGDAAREETLLAAQTGSAQALVVVSTDDVTNLQAALNARGIKPDLRVVLRLYDGDFARRIQRAFQIAISRSVSYLAAPAFAEAMMDREVKATIPVARHVLLVAEVAVAPGGALVGTTLDAAERPGGARVIGLATTGSARVDWAPPRDHRVAAGDRLVVVARRQGLRDLIAAANPPAPPTTPAP comes from the coding sequence ATGGCGAATGTGGATCTTTCGCCGAGCGGGCGGGGGCGGGCGCTCGCCCGGTGGTGGAACGGGCGGGGCACCGGCGCCGACCGGGCGCCGCACTACGTGGTGTGCGGGCGTGACCAGCTCGCGCTCCGCCTGATCAACGAGCTGCTGGCCGCGCGCCCGGACGTCCGGGTCACCGCGCTGGTGCCGGAGATCTCCGCGCTGCCCGAACTGCTCACCATGCGGCGGGTCCGTACGCTGATCGCCGGCCGGCTGGACGAGGCCGCGTTCGAGAACGTGGGCCTGTCCGACGCGGCCGCGCTCGCGCTGGTGCACCCGGACGACGTGACGAACATCCACGCCGCGCTCTGCGCCCGGGAGGCCGCCCCCGGCATCCGGCTGGTGCTGCGCGTCTTCAACGGCAAGCTGGCCGCGCGCGCCCGCGAGGTGCTCGACGACAGCGCCGTGCTCTCCGACGCCTCGATGGCCGCGCCCGCGTTCGTGGCGGCCGCGCTGGGCGAGCCGGACCCGACGCACTTCCGGCTCGCCGGCCGGACCATGTTCGTGGCGCGGCGCGGCGACGTGCCACCGGCCACCGTGGTGGCCGGGCTGGCGGCCACGTCCGCGGGTGGCGAGCGGGACGCGGCCGACGGTGCCGGGACGGACGCGGCGGCCGGTGGCGAGCGGGACGTGGCCGTCGGCGGCGAGCCGGAGATCCTGCCGGAGGACCAGAGCCGCGCGGAGATCGTGCTGGCCGAGGCGACCGGCAGGCCGGCCGGGACCGAGGTCGCGGCACGGCGGCTGCGGCGTCGCCGGCGGCGTCGCCGGCCGGTGGCGGTGCTGCTGCGGGCCGGGCGCGCGCTGGTCGACCGGAAGCTCGGCGTCGGCGTCCTCACCGTGCTGGGCATAATCCTGATCAGTGGCGGCCTGCAGGCCCGGGAGTACGCGCGGGCCGAGCCGATCGGCATCTGGCGCGCCGTCTACCAGACCGTGCTCACCACGGTCACCGGCGCGGAGCCGAACCATGCGGAGAACGGCGTCCTGCAGATCACCGACCTGGTGCTGACGCTGGCCGGGCTGGCGCTGATCCCGCTGATCACGGCCGCGGTGGTCGGCGCGGTGGTGAACGCGCGGCTGGCCCTGGCCGCCGGACGGCTGGCGATCCCGCACTCCGACCACGTGGTGGTGGTCGGGCTGGGCACCGTCGGCATGCGGGTGATGGCCCAGCTGCACGACCTGGGCGTGGACGTGGTCGCGGTGGACAAGGACCCGCACGCGCGCGGGATGTCGCTCGCGCAGCGGCTCGGCGTACCCGTGATCACCGGCGACGCGGCGCGCGAGGAGACGCTGCTGGCCGCGCAGACCGGCAGCGCACAGGCCCTGGTCGTGGTGTCCACCGACGACGTGACGAACCTGCAGGCCGCACTGAACGCGCGCGGCATCAAGCCGGACCTGCGCGTGGTGCTGCGGCTCTACGACGGCGACTTCGCGCGGCGGATCCAGCGCGCGTTCCAGATCGCGATCTCGCGCAGCGTCTCCTATCTGGCCGCGCCCGCGTTCGCCGAGGCCATGATGGACCGCGAGGTCAAGGCCACCATCCCGGTCGCCCGGCACGTGCTGCTGGTCGCGGAGGTGGCGGTCGCGCCGGGCGGCGCGCTGGTCGGCACGACGCTGGACGCGGCGGAACGTCCCGGCGGCGCGCGGGTGATCGGCCTGGCCACGACCGGCTCGGCCCGGGTCGACTGGGCGCCACCGCGCGACCACCGGGTCGCGGCCGGCGACCGTCTGGTCGTGGTCGCCCGCCGCCAGGGCCTGCGCGACCTGATCGCGGCCGCGAACCCGCCCGCGCCGCCCACGACGCCGGCGCCGTGA
- a CDS encoding DUF4032 domain-containing protein, giving the protein MRITSALVDPALLDLPWSTPLEQWPADHLVALPQGISRHIVRFVKLAGTVYAVKETGERVAEKEYDLLRALERIGFPSVEAVAVVADRQSPDGEPLDTVLVTRHLQFSLPYRALFSHTLRENTMIRLLDAQAALLVRMHLTGFFWGDCSLSNTLFRRDAGAFAAYLVDAETGALRPKLSNGQRDEDLDIARTNIFGEALDLQAAGLLHESIDPEQMSDEVIKRYERLWHEITYEQEVRQDSRHHMEGRIRRLNELGFDVAEVAMSVSDNGSSFLVRPKVVDAGYHVRRLFRLTGLDAEENQARQLLNDLDTYRAESDLSDEQQAAHRWLTEVFEPVVRAVPAHLRGKLEPTELFSQVLNHRYRLSEQAGRDVGLAPAVQSFLNDVLVHRPDEQAVLGVEPDALLA; this is encoded by the coding sequence GTGCGCATCACCTCCGCCCTCGTAGACCCGGCGCTGCTCGACCTTCCCTGGTCGACACCGCTGGAGCAGTGGCCCGCCGACCACCTGGTCGCGCTGCCGCAGGGCATCTCGCGGCACATCGTCCGGTTCGTGAAGCTGGCCGGCACCGTCTACGCGGTCAAGGAGACCGGCGAGCGGGTGGCCGAGAAGGAGTACGACCTGCTCCGCGCGCTGGAGCGGATCGGCTTCCCGTCCGTGGAGGCGGTCGCCGTGGTCGCGGACCGGCAGTCACCGGACGGCGAGCCGCTGGACACCGTGCTGGTCACCCGCCACCTGCAGTTCTCCCTGCCGTACCGGGCGCTCTTCTCGCACACGCTCCGCGAGAACACGATGATCCGGTTGCTTGACGCGCAGGCCGCGCTGCTGGTCCGGATGCACCTGACCGGGTTCTTCTGGGGCGACTGCTCGCTGTCGAACACGCTGTTCCGGCGCGACGCGGGCGCGTTCGCGGCGTACCTGGTGGACGCGGAGACCGGTGCGCTGCGGCCGAAGCTCTCCAACGGCCAGCGCGACGAGGACCTGGACATCGCCCGGACCAACATCTTCGGCGAGGCGCTCGACCTGCAGGCCGCCGGGCTGCTGCACGAGTCGATCGACCCGGAGCAGATGTCCGACGAGGTGATCAAGCGGTACGAGAGGCTCTGGCACGAGATCACCTATGAGCAGGAGGTGCGGCAGGACTCCCGGCACCACATGGAGGGCCGGATCCGCCGCCTCAACGAGCTCGGCTTCGACGTGGCCGAGGTGGCCATGTCGGTCTCGGACAACGGCAGCTCGTTCCTGGTCCGGCCGAAGGTGGTGGACGCCGGTTACCACGTGCGCCGGCTGTTCCGGCTGACCGGCCTGGACGCGGAGGAGAACCAGGCCCGCCAGCTGCTCAACGACCTGGACACGTACCGGGCGGAGAGCGACCTGTCGGACGAGCAGCAGGCCGCGCACCGCTGGCTGACCGAGGTGTTCGAGCCGGTGGTCCGCGCGGTCCCGGCGCACCTGCGCGGCAAGCTGGAGCCGACCGAGCTCTTCTCTCAGGTGCTCAACCACCGCTACCGGCTCTCCGAGCAGGCGGGCCGGGACGTCGGCCTGGCCCCGGCCGTCCAGTCGTTCCTCAACGACGTGCTGGTGCACCGCCCGGACGAGCAGGCCGTGCTCGGCGTCGAGCCGGACGCGCTCCTCGCCTGA
- a CDS encoding trypsin-like serine peptidase translates to MRRRWSLVVGACAAVTLAGVGAIGYLGDGDPGTPGVAVWNAAGVTSARTPGAPIASATPDATTAPRPVPTTEAAPPPKAAEPTPTGAAREGETADAGQPIGTVERVNRTLGYAGAARRTTLRFPGAEYVKVHFSRIALLPGDYLTVSDPHGRESHRYEGVTRDAVTGLTRAVLDPGAPDRDGERWAMSVSGDTAVVELHTGGTDPLGLKSALADLGVGIDRVARGYTRPERVEAAREPAPGPAGPGREESVCGGDEKSDAVCYRATNPMAYTRSKAVARLLINGTELCTAWRVGAQNRLVTNNHCFSTSKDAYNTEVWFNYQCARCGGYDVYQSTKVWGDKVLATDRTLDFTLFTVESFASVQKFGFLTLDTARPAAGTQLYIPQHPAGDPTAIAMSSGERGSNCAVDNPAYTGYASASDVSYYCDTEGGSSGSPVLSRTTNKVVALHHFGGCPNSGVRADLLYERIKSLV, encoded by the coding sequence ATGCGGCGAAGGTGGAGTCTGGTCGTCGGGGCGTGTGCGGCGGTCACGCTCGCCGGCGTCGGAGCGATCGGCTACCTCGGTGACGGCGACCCGGGCACGCCCGGCGTGGCGGTGTGGAACGCGGCGGGGGTGACCTCGGCCCGTACCCCCGGCGCCCCCATCGCATCGGCCACGCCGGACGCCACGACCGCGCCGCGGCCGGTGCCCACGACGGAGGCCGCGCCGCCCCCGAAGGCCGCGGAGCCGACACCGACCGGTGCGGCGCGGGAGGGCGAGACCGCGGACGCCGGCCAGCCGATCGGCACGGTCGAACGGGTGAACCGCACGCTCGGCTACGCCGGCGCGGCCCGGCGCACCACGCTCCGGTTCCCCGGCGCCGAGTACGTGAAGGTCCACTTCAGCCGCATCGCGCTGCTGCCCGGCGACTACCTCACGGTCTCCGACCCGCACGGCCGCGAATCGCACCGGTACGAGGGCGTCACCCGCGACGCGGTCACCGGGCTGACCCGGGCCGTGCTCGACCCGGGCGCGCCGGACCGGGACGGCGAGCGCTGGGCGATGTCCGTCTCCGGCGACACCGCCGTGGTCGAGCTGCACACCGGCGGCACGGACCCGCTCGGCCTGAAGAGCGCGCTCGCCGACCTCGGCGTCGGCATCGACCGGGTCGCCCGCGGATACACCCGGCCGGAACGCGTCGAGGCCGCGCGCGAGCCGGCACCCGGCCCGGCCGGGCCGGGGCGCGAGGAGAGCGTCTGCGGTGGCGACGAGAAGTCGGACGCGGTCTGCTACCGCGCGACCAACCCGATGGCCTACACCCGCTCGAAGGCGGTGGCCCGGCTGCTGATCAACGGCACCGAGCTGTGCACCGCGTGGCGGGTCGGCGCGCAGAACCGCCTGGTCACGAACAACCACTGCTTCTCCACCTCGAAGGACGCCTACAACACGGAGGTGTGGTTCAACTACCAGTGCGCGCGGTGCGGCGGGTACGACGTCTACCAGTCGACCAAGGTCTGGGGTGACAAGGTGCTCGCCACGGACCGGACGCTGGACTTCACGCTGTTCACGGTGGAGAGCTTCGCGTCCGTGCAGAAGTTCGGCTTCCTCACGCTGGACACCGCCCGGCCGGCCGCGGGCACGCAGCTCTACATCCCGCAGCACCCGGCCGGCGACCCGACCGCGATCGCGATGAGCTCGGGCGAGCGCGGCAGCAACTGCGCGGTCGACAACCCCGCCTACACCGGGTACGCGTCCGCCAGCGACGTCTCGTACTACTGCGACACCGAGGGCGGCTCGTCCGGCTCGCCGGTGCTGTCCCGCACCACCAACAAGGTGGTCGCGCTGCACCACTTCGGCGGCTGCCCGAACTCCGGCGTACGCGCCGATCTGTTGTACGAGCGGATCAAGTCGCTGGTCTGA
- a CDS encoding phosphatase PAP2 family protein: protein MRRLGWWFDVLMLAAFVGLTALLAAGHLYGLDSAIANWADAHRPPVMYWIALIGNQLGQSGHFVIAFGVIALWLLYRDRDVRPLILLAFTWVLAAVVVVPLKEFGGRDAPSSELPNKVELFNEAAVYDWSYPSGHMVNTFVWFFTMVLLLTWLFGERARRFEPVIRIAPPVIVFVTTIYLSFHWLTDSIAGLLIGVVLGRVMARIPWRTLPLPSWLPFTAAPVEPAPQTLSFWRPRSAGAGGAQPAQPADQDRVVR, encoded by the coding sequence GTGCGACGACTTGGCTGGTGGTTCGACGTCCTGATGCTGGCGGCGTTCGTGGGGCTGACCGCGCTGCTCGCCGCCGGCCACCTGTACGGCCTGGACTCCGCGATCGCGAACTGGGCCGACGCGCACCGCCCGCCCGTCATGTACTGGATCGCGCTGATCGGCAACCAGCTCGGCCAGAGCGGCCACTTCGTGATCGCCTTCGGGGTGATCGCGCTGTGGCTGCTCTACCGCGACCGGGACGTCCGCCCGCTCATCCTGCTGGCGTTCACGTGGGTCCTGGCCGCTGTCGTGGTCGTCCCGCTCAAGGAGTTCGGCGGGCGGGACGCGCCCTCCTCGGAGCTGCCGAACAAGGTCGAGCTGTTCAACGAGGCGGCCGTCTACGACTGGTCGTACCCGTCCGGCCACATGGTCAACACGTTCGTCTGGTTCTTCACCATGGTGCTGCTGCTGACCTGGCTCTTCGGCGAGCGCGCCCGCCGGTTCGAGCCGGTGATCCGGATCGCCCCGCCGGTCATCGTCTTCGTCACCACGATCTACCTGAGCTTCCACTGGCTGACCGACTCGATCGCCGGCCTGCTCATCGGCGTGGTGCTGGGCCGGGTGATGGCCCGCATCCCGTGGCGGACGCTGCCGCTGCCGTCCTGGCTGCCGTTCACGGCCGCGCCGGTCGAGCCCGCGCCGCAGACCCTGTCGTTCTGGCGGCCGAGGTCAGCGGGCGCGGGAGGCGCGCAGCCGGCGCAGCCGGCCGACCAGGACCGGGTCGTGCGCTAG
- a CDS encoding DUF3263 domain-containing protein, with product MLVRVGSMSVGDIEDDDSDLTELPAPRAAPEEPALVEREVRILEFEKRWWRHAGAKEQAIRDEFGLSSTRYYQLLNGLLDNPLALAHDPVLVGRLRRLRASRAR from the coding sequence ATGCTCGTTAGGGTGGGCAGCATGAGCGTGGGGGACATCGAGGACGACGATTCCGATCTGACCGAGCTCCCGGCGCCGCGGGCCGCACCGGAGGAGCCGGCCCTGGTCGAGCGCGAGGTGCGCATCCTCGAGTTCGAGAAGCGGTGGTGGCGGCACGCGGGCGCCAAGGAGCAGGCGATCCGCGACGAGTTCGGGCTGTCCTCGACGCGCTACTACCAGTTGCTCAACGGGCTGCTGGACAATCCGCTGGCGCTAGCGCACGACCCGGTCCTGGTCGGCCGGCTGCGCCGGCTGCGCGCCTCCCGCGCCCGCTGA
- a CDS encoding LysE family translocator has translation MHLTVTHLAAFAGVMALGTMSPGPDFAIVLRHAVASGRRAGFATAVGIATGILGWVLLAAVGVAALVAASPVAYLSMKLTGAAYLVLVGLRTLWTAISARRDLPPDTRDDLARLAAAFDVPRHRRRRLPWLSLLAWERRHWSAFRAGLLTNVFNPKVAVFFLALLPQFLPEHPTPGDTLVLAAVSFAVTAGWFTTVTLVVGAMKRLLDRRAVRRGLDTLMGSALLALGLRLAIDH, from the coding sequence ATGCATCTGACCGTTACGCACCTTGCCGCCTTCGCGGGAGTGATGGCGCTCGGCACGATGTCCCCCGGCCCGGACTTCGCGATCGTCCTGCGCCACGCCGTCGCCTCCGGCCGCCGGGCCGGCTTCGCCACCGCGGTCGGCATCGCCACCGGCATCCTCGGCTGGGTGCTCCTCGCCGCCGTCGGCGTGGCCGCGCTGGTCGCCGCGTCCCCCGTCGCATACCTGTCGATGAAGCTGACCGGCGCCGCCTACCTGGTCCTGGTCGGCCTCCGCACGCTCTGGACCGCGATCTCCGCCCGCCGCGACCTGCCGCCCGACACCCGCGACGACCTGGCCCGGCTCGCCGCCGCGTTCGACGTCCCGCGCCACCGCCGACGCCGCCTGCCGTGGCTGTCGCTGCTCGCCTGGGAACGCCGCCACTGGTCCGCGTTCCGCGCCGGCCTGCTCACCAACGTCTTCAACCCCAAGGTCGCGGTCTTCTTCCTGGCGCTGCTGCCGCAGTTCCTGCCGGAGCACCCCACCCCCGGCGACACCCTGGTCCTCGCCGCCGTCTCCTTCGCCGTCACCGCCGGCTGGTTCACCACGGTCACGCTGGTGGTCGGCGCCATGAAACGCCTCCTCGACCGCCGCGCGGTCCGCCGCGGCCTGGACACGCTGATGGGCTCGGCGCTGCTCGCGCTCGGCCTCCGCCTCGCCATCGATCACTGA
- the nagA gene encoding N-acetylglucosamine-6-phosphate deacetylase, producing the protein MTMQIAGRIVTPDGVVEDGHVTIDGPLIASVGEGRADGAERAAWVLPGFVDIHNHGGGGHTFTTGDPDAARAAAAFHLRHGSTTVLASLVSSPFALMRDATAAFVPLVREGVLGGVHYEGPYLSGARCGAQNPDFLRDPDTDELAALIALGDGAVRMMTIAPELPGALDAIALLASHGVAAAVGHTDAPYDVTRAAAAAGATVATHLFNGMRPVHHREPGPVLALLDSPGVICEVVADGVHLHDGTLSFVAGAARGGYALVTDAMAAAGMPDGAYELGGLSVVVADRVARLAANGSIAGSTLTMDAALRQAVGAGIPVADASRAASWTPARAVGLSGTLGAITPGLRADLVLLSEDLQVTGVVRAGVFQ; encoded by the coding sequence GTGACCATGCAGATCGCCGGCCGGATCGTCACGCCCGACGGAGTCGTCGAGGACGGCCACGTCACGATCGACGGACCGCTGATCGCGTCGGTCGGTGAGGGTCGTGCCGACGGTGCCGAGCGGGCCGCCTGGGTGCTGCCCGGCTTCGTGGACATCCACAACCACGGCGGCGGCGGGCACACGTTCACCACCGGTGACCCGGACGCCGCCCGCGCCGCGGCCGCGTTCCACCTGCGGCACGGCAGCACCACGGTGCTGGCGAGCCTGGTCAGTTCGCCGTTCGCGCTGATGCGGGACGCCACCGCCGCGTTCGTGCCGCTGGTCCGCGAGGGGGTACTGGGCGGCGTGCACTACGAGGGGCCGTACCTGTCCGGAGCGCGGTGCGGCGCACAGAACCCGGACTTCCTGCGCGACCCGGACACCGACGAGCTCGCCGCGCTGATCGCGCTCGGCGACGGCGCGGTCCGGATGATGACGATCGCACCCGAGCTGCCCGGCGCGCTCGACGCGATCGCGCTGCTCGCCTCGCACGGCGTCGCGGCCGCGGTCGGGCACACGGACGCACCGTACGACGTGACCCGCGCCGCGGCCGCGGCCGGTGCCACGGTCGCGACGCACCTGTTCAACGGCATGCGGCCGGTGCACCACCGGGAACCCGGCCCGGTGCTCGCGCTGCTCGACTCGCCCGGCGTGATCTGCGAGGTGGTCGCGGACGGCGTGCACCTGCACGACGGCACGCTGTCGTTCGTGGCCGGTGCGGCGCGTGGCGGATACGCGCTGGTCACCGACGCGATGGCGGCGGCCGGGATGCCGGACGGCGCCTACGAGCTGGGCGGCCTCTCCGTGGTGGTGGCGGACCGGGTCGCGCGGCTCGCGGCGAACGGGTCGATTGCCGGCAGCACGCTGACCATGGACGCCGCGCTCCGGCAGGCGGTCGGCGCCGGAATTCCCGTGGCGGACGCTTCCCGGGCCGCATCGTGGACACCGGCCCGCGCGGTCGGCCTCTCCGGCACGCTCGGCGCGATCACGCCGGGCCTGCGCGCGGACCTCGTGCTGCTCTCCGAGGACCTGCAGGTCACCGGCGTTGTTCGCGCCGGAGTCTTCCAGTAA
- a CDS encoding ROK family protein — protein sequence MDIGGTGMKCGVVAVDGPVLHTERHDTLASRGPAAVAAAICDVAAGLADRARGLGQVPVAAGVAIPGVVDEGRGVAVFAANLGFRDVPLRDLVAARLGIPAALGHDMRAAGLAEARLGAGHGSDDVIFVGIGTGIAAAHVRGGHTNSGAHGAAGELGHIVVRPGGPACACGQRGCLETIASAASVGRRYAALTGAEITAAEVVTRAVAGEDAAGEIWRETVDALADGLLTAQALLDTEVFVIGGGLGEAGEALLGPLREALAARVTFHRMPRLVKASLGDTAGLRGAALLGLDALAASDSSVENE from the coding sequence ATGGACATCGGCGGCACCGGGATGAAGTGCGGCGTCGTCGCGGTCGACGGCCCGGTGCTGCACACCGAACGACACGACACGCTCGCGTCCCGCGGGCCCGCGGCGGTCGCGGCCGCGATCTGCGACGTCGCGGCGGGGCTCGCCGACCGGGCACGCGGGCTGGGGCAGGTGCCGGTCGCGGCCGGGGTGGCGATCCCGGGCGTGGTGGACGAGGGCCGCGGCGTCGCGGTCTTCGCGGCGAACCTGGGCTTCCGGGACGTACCGCTGCGGGATCTGGTCGCCGCCCGGCTGGGCATCCCGGCCGCGCTCGGTCACGACATGCGCGCGGCCGGCCTGGCCGAGGCCCGGCTCGGCGCCGGCCACGGCTCGGACGACGTGATCTTCGTGGGCATCGGCACCGGCATCGCGGCCGCGCACGTGCGCGGCGGCCACACCAACAGCGGCGCACACGGCGCCGCCGGCGAACTGGGCCACATCGTGGTCCGGCCCGGCGGCCCGGCCTGCGCCTGCGGCCAGCGCGGCTGCCTGGAGACGATCGCCAGCGCCGCGTCCGTGGGCCGGCGCTACGCCGCGCTCACCGGTGCCGAGATCACCGCCGCCGAGGTGGTGACGCGCGCGGTCGCGGGCGAGGACGCCGCCGGGGAGATCTGGCGGGAGACCGTGGACGCGCTCGCGGACGGGCTGCTCACCGCGCAGGCGCTGCTCGACACGGAGGTCTTCGTGATCGGCGGCGGGCTCGGCGAGGCCGGCGAGGCGCTGCTCGGCCCGCTCCGCGAGGCGCTGGCCGCGCGCGTCACGTTCCACCGCATGCCCCGGCTGGTGAAGGCCAGCCTCGGCGACACCGCCGGGCTGCGCGGCGCGGCCCTGCTCGGCCTCGACGCGCTGGCCGCTTCCGATTCGTCAGTGGAGAACGAGTGA
- a CDS encoding SIS domain-containing protein, protein MAFVDEELASQPDCWRTAAALAPEHADVLGRPGERVAVTGCGTSWFMAMAYATLREQAGLGETDAFQSSEFPISRRYDRVVAITRSGTTTEVVDLLAALTGTPTTVIVGDAGTPAARLATDMVAMPFADERSVVQTRFATSALALLRAHLGEDLADAITDAEVAVRTPLPVDPARAEQITFLGRGWTVGLAQEAALKCREAANFWAEAYPAMDYRHGPIAIAAPHRVVWAFGEVPAGLDESVAAAGATFVHSSGHCGHTALGSWNGGRVPLDPMADLILAQRFAVSLAAARGLDPDAPRNLTRSVVLT, encoded by the coding sequence ATGGCCTTCGTCGACGAAGAACTCGCCAGTCAGCCCGACTGCTGGCGCACCGCCGCCGCCCTCGCCCCGGAGCACGCCGACGTGCTCGGCCGGCCCGGCGAGCGGGTGGCCGTGACCGGCTGCGGCACCTCATGGTTCATGGCCATGGCCTACGCGACGCTGCGGGAACAGGCCGGCCTGGGCGAGACGGACGCGTTCCAGTCCTCCGAGTTCCCGATCTCCCGACGGTACGACCGGGTGGTCGCGATCACCCGGTCCGGTACCACCACCGAGGTCGTCGACCTGCTCGCCGCGCTGACCGGCACCCCCACCACGGTGATCGTGGGTGACGCCGGCACGCCCGCCGCGCGGCTCGCCACGGACATGGTCGCGATGCCGTTCGCGGACGAGCGCTCGGTCGTGCAGACCCGGTTCGCCACCAGCGCGCTCGCGCTGCTCCGCGCGCACCTCGGCGAGGACCTGGCCGACGCGATCACCGACGCCGAGGTCGCGGTGCGCACGCCGCTGCCGGTCGACCCGGCGCGGGCCGAGCAGATCACCTTCCTCGGCCGTGGCTGGACCGTCGGGCTGGCGCAGGAGGCCGCGCTCAAGTGCCGCGAGGCCGCGAACTTCTGGGCCGAGGCGTACCCGGCGATGGACTACCGGCACGGCCCGATCGCGATCGCCGCGCCGCACCGCGTGGTATGGGCGTTCGGCGAGGTCCCGGCCGGGCTGGACGAGTCGGTCGCGGCGGCCGGCGCCACGTTCGTGCACAGCAGCGGCCACTGCGGGCACACCGCGCTCGGCAGCTGGAACGGCGGCCGGGTGCCGCTCGACCCGATGGCCGACCTGATCCTGGCCCAGCGCTTCGCGGTGTCGCTCGCCGCCGCCCGCGGTCTCGACCCGGACGCGCCGCGCAACCTGACCCGCTCGGTCGTCCTGACGTGA
- a CDS encoding DeoR/GlpR family DNA-binding transcription regulator has protein sequence MDRYVRWNALLELLTDSGRVSVEDAAAHLNVSQATIRRDFDQLAQQQMIIRTRGGAVANGVSYDLPLRYKTAKHSAEKQRIGAAAAALVAPGQVVGLNGGTTTTEVARALAVRPDLNTNAEGTQLTVVTNALNIANELLVRSQMKIVVAGGVVRPQSFELVGPLGGALLREVTLDLVLLGVNAIDVKLGAAAHHEGEAAMNSLMVGRAKRVVIIADSSKLGGHAFARICPIDRVETLVTDSGATPSVIDEFETAGVRVITA, from the coding sequence GTGGATCGGTATGTGCGCTGGAACGCGCTGCTGGAACTCCTCACGGACAGCGGCCGGGTCAGCGTGGAGGACGCCGCGGCGCACCTCAACGTGTCGCAGGCGACCATCCGGCGCGACTTCGACCAGCTCGCCCAGCAGCAGATGATCATCCGTACCCGGGGCGGTGCGGTGGCCAACGGCGTCTCCTACGACCTCCCGCTGCGCTACAAGACCGCGAAGCACTCGGCGGAGAAACAGCGCATCGGTGCCGCGGCCGCCGCGCTGGTCGCGCCCGGCCAGGTCGTCGGCCTCAACGGCGGCACCACCACGACCGAGGTCGCCCGGGCGCTGGCCGTCCGCCCCGACCTGAACACGAACGCCGAGGGCACCCAGCTCACCGTGGTGACGAACGCGCTCAACATCGCGAACGAGTTGCTGGTCCGCTCGCAGATGAAGATCGTCGTGGCCGGCGGCGTGGTCCGCCCGCAGTCGTTCGAACTGGTCGGCCCGCTCGGCGGCGCGCTGCTGCGCGAGGTCACGCTGGACCTCGTCCTGCTCGGCGTGAACGCGATCGACGTGAAGCTCGGCGCCGCCGCCCACCACGAGGGCGAGGCCGCGATGAACTCCCTGATGGTCGGCCGCGCCAAACGCGTCGTGATCATCGCCGACTCGTCCAAGCTCGGCGGCCACGCCTTCGCCCGCATCTGCCCGATCGACCGCGTCGAGACGCTGGTCACCGACTCCGGCGCGACCCCGTCCGTGATCGACGAGTTCGAGACCGCCGGCG